The proteins below come from a single Diadema setosum chromosome 21, eeDiaSeto1, whole genome shotgun sequence genomic window:
- the LOC140244241 gene encoding large ribosomal subunit protein uL2, whose protein sequence is MGRVIRGQRKGAGSVFRSHNKHRKGAPRLRSIDFPERHGYLKGIVKEIIHDPGRGAPLAKVTFRDPYRYKKRNELMIAAEGMYTGQFIYCGKKATLNIGNVLPIGQMPEGTIICSVEEKAGDRGKLARCSGNYATVVSHNPDTKKSRIKLPSGSKKVVPSANRAMVGVVAGGGRVDKPLLKAGRAYFKYKVKRNSWPRVRGVAMNPVDHPHGGGNHQHIGTPSTVRRDTPAGRKVGLIAARRTGRLRGTKKVKDTKE, encoded by the exons ATGGGTCGAGTGATCCGTGGACAGCGTAAGGGTGCGGGAAGCGTCTTCAGGTCGCACAACAAGCACAGGAAGGGTGCCCCGAGACTACGATCAATTGACTTTCCTGAACGTCATGGATACCTCAAAGGCATCGTGAAG GAAATCATCCACGACCCTGGCCGTGGTGCCCCTCTCGCCAAGGTCACATTCCGTGATCCCTACAGGTACAAGAAGCGCAATGAGCTCATGATTGCCGCTGAGGGCATGTACACTGGACAGTTCATCTACTGTGGCAAGAAGG CAACCCTGAACATCGGCAATGTGCTGCCTATCGGCCAGATGCCTGAAGGAACAATCATCTGCTCGGTGGAGGAGAAGGCAGGAGACAGGGGCAAACTAGCCCGCTGCTCTGGCAACTACGCCACCGTCGTGTCCCACAACCCAGACACCAAGAAGTCGCGCATCAAGCTCCCCTCGGGATCCAAGAAGGTCGTCCCCTCCGCCAACAGGGCCATGGTCG GTGTCGTTGCGGGCGGAGGACGTGTGGACAAGCCTCTCCTGAAGGCCGGCCGTGCCTACTTCAAGTACAAGGTGAAGAGGAACTCGTGGCCACGAGTGCGTGGTGTTGCCATGAACCCCGTCGACCATCCTCACGGTGGTGGTAACCATCAGCACATCGGTACGCCCTCTACCGTCAGGAGGGACACACCAGCTGGTCGCAAg GTCGGTCTGATCGCTGCCCGCCGTACCGGCCGTCTGCGCGGTACCAAGAAGGTGAAGGACACAAAGGAGTAG